In Thunnus thynnus chromosome 20, fThuThy2.1, whole genome shotgun sequence, a single window of DNA contains:
- the nfe2l1b gene encoding endoplasmic reticulum membrane sensor NFE2L1b, with amino-acid sequence MLYLKKYFTEGLIQFTILLSLIGVRVDVDTYLSNQLPPLREIILGPSSAYTQTQFHNLRNTLDGYGIHPKSVDLDHFFTTRRLLNQVRQLDRLSVPSTELNTWLVHRDSETVVSASSQSSPSITLDNGAGLEDVNNPDATPAMRGGSGASESTYNLNAADGSLGAVAPEGNQEQESRDGNDDLTKEDIDLIDILWRQDIDLGAGREVFNYSNRQKESEEEKPNPPENKDGNEEQESWRNGVNLQGAQPVDGETGESIPEQLPGLGSQTSLSLQECLRLLEATFPFGEESEFPAPVVTPEISASTEEVPSTSQGLPVAPQLPPAEPQLDLEQQWQDIMAIMELQAMEVNSTNSSSGSDTSGTTESNPVGNFELSTRSTPINQDVSLHQASLPSCSQDFPQIFNTQLDSGSITPRTTMLRVSSSNSTNINSTFGATNLTGIFLPPHINSSSNNVTSTPILPDPFSTLLEESMLDEISLLDLAMEEGFSQAQASQLEDELDSDSGLSLDSSHSPASPSSSETSCSSAASSSSTSATFSEEGAVGYSTDSEVATVEPEEGAVGGYQPGYSKLCRMSYQDPSQFHSLPQLDSISHNHTYNLPLSSAFSEHPELPISTGKKTVRDKQSSKLQPPQDLLDKHSSRDERRARAMKIPFSNEKIINLPVEEFNELLAKHHLSEPQLALIRDIRRRGKNKMAAQNCRKRKLDTIINLEQGVQDLRRDKARLLKEKMEFIRSIRQMKQKMQSLYQEVFTQLRDEEGRPYPPSEYSLQYSADGSVLIMPRGMTTAEQNRKPEKKQKDKKK; translated from the exons ATGCTTTACCTGAAAAAGTACTTCACAGAGGGCCTGATTCAGTTCACCATCCTTCTGAGTCTCATTGGGGTGCGGGTGGACGTTGACACCTATCTAAGCAATCAGCTGCCCCCACTGAGAGAGATCATCCTGGGCCCTAGCTCAGCCTACACCCAGACACAGTTTCACAACCTGCGCAACACGCTGGACGGCTATGGCATCCATCCAAAGAGTGTGGATCTGGACCATTTCTTCACCACTCGGCGGCTGCTGAACCAGGTGCGCCAGCTGGATCGCCTCTCTGTGCCCAGTACCGAGCTCAACACCTGGCTAGTGCATCGTGACTCTGAGACTGTGGTGTCCGCCAGCAGCCAGTCCAGCCCCAGCATCACCCTGGACAATGGGGCCGGCCTAGAGGACGTTAACAACCCTGACGCTACCCCGGCCATGAGGGGAGGAAGTGGAGCATCTGAATCCACGTACAACCTGAACGCAGCGGACGGCAGCCTGGGAGCCGTGGCCCCAGAGGGCAACCAGGAGCAAGAAAGCAGGGATGGCAACGACGACCTCACCAAAGAG GACATTGACTTGATTGACATCCTATGGCGACAGGACATCGACCTTGGTGCAGGAAGAGAAGTGTTCAACTACAGCAACCGTCAGAaggagagtgaggaggagaagCCCAACCCACCAGAGAACAAAGACGGGAATGAGGAACAAGAGAGCTGGAGAAATGGAGTGAATTTACAAGGAGCTCAGCCAGTGGACGGGGAGACTGGAGAGAGCATTCCAGAGCAG CTCCCAGGACTTGGCTCACAGACGTCACTGTCTCTACAGGAATGCTTAAGGCTGTTAGAGGCCACTTTCCCTTTTGGAGAAGAATCCGAg TTTCCAGCCCCGGTCGTCACTCCAGAAATATCAGCTTCCACTGAAGAAGTTCCTTCTACATCTCAGGGCCTCCCAGTGGCTCCACAGCTGCCCCCAGCAGAACCACAGTTAGACCTGGAGCAGCAGTGGCAAGACATCATGGCCATCATGGAGCTACAA GCAATGGAAGTGAACAGCACCAACTCCAGCAGCGGCAGCGACACAAGCGGGACAACCGAGTCAAACCCGGTGGGAAACTTTGAACTTTCTACTCGCTCCACACCGATAAACCAGGATGTCAGCCTTCACCAGGCCTCCCTCCCCAGCTGCAGCCAAGACTTCCCACAGATTTTCAACACCCAGTTAGACTCTGGCAGCATCACACCGAGAACCACCATGCTCAGAGTGTCCTCCAGCAACTCCACCAACATCAACTCCACGTTCGGAGCCACTAACCTGACCGGGATCTTTCTCCCACCACACATCAACAGTTCCAGTAACAACGTCACATCCACGCCTATCCTACCAGATCCGTTCAGCACCCTGCTGGAGGAGTCCATGCTCGACGAGATCAGCTTGCTGGACCTCGCCATGGAGGAGGGCTTCAGCCAGGCTCAGGCTTCCCAGTTGGAGGACGAGCTCGACTCAGATTCCGGTCTTTCCCTGGACTCCAGCCACAGCCCGGCTTCCCCGAGCAGCTCCGAGACGTCCTGCTCCTCCGCAGCTTCTTCCTCTTCAACCTCTGCCACGTTCTCAGAGGAGGGAGCTGTGGGGTACAGCACTGACTCTGAGGTGGCCACTGTGGAGCCAGAGGAAGGCGCTGTTGGCGGTTACCAGCCCGGGTACAGCAAGCTCTGCCGTATGAGCTATCAGGACCCCTCCCAGTTCCACAGCCTCCCTCAGCTCGACAGCATCAGCCACAATCACACCTATAACCTGCCGCTGTCCTCCGCGTTCTCAGAGCACCCGGAGCTCCCCATTTCAACCGGCAAGAAGACTGTCCGGGACAAACAGAGCTCAAAGCTTCAGCCTCCTCAGGACTTACTCGACAAGCACTCAAGTCGCGATGAACGCCGAGCCCGGGCCATGAAGATCCCCTTCTCCAACGAGAAGATCATCAACCTGCCCGTGGAGGAGTTCAACGAGCTCCTAGCCAAGCACCACCTGAGCGAACCCCAGCTAGCACTCATCCGCGACATCCGCAGGCGCGGCAAGAACAAGATGGCGGCCCAGAACTGCCGCAAGCGCAAGCTGGACACCATCATAAACCTGGAGCAGGGCGTCCAAGACCTGAGGCGCGACAAGGCCCGTCTACTGAAGGAGAAGATGGAGTTCATCCGTTCCATCCGGCAGATGAAGCAGAAGATGCAGAGTCTGTACCAAGAGGTGTTCACACAGCTACGGGACGAGGAGGGCCGGCCCTACCCGCCCAGCGAGTACTCGCTCCAGTACAGCGCCGACGGCAGCGTGCTGATCATGCCCCGAGGCATGACAACTGCAGAGCAGAATCGTAAGCccgagaaaaaacaaaaagacaaaaagaagtgA
- the cbx1b gene encoding chromobox protein homolog 1b isoform X1: protein MSMSLTTEPPNDGPTVTEASNPAETKMTSPEPKKEKKPEDVAEEEEEEEEYVVEKVLNRRVVKGRVEYLLKWKGFSDEDNTWEPEDNLDCPDLIAEFLQSQKSAQEGKRKAAGEAEGDDSKSKKKKDETEKLRGFARGLDPERIIGATDSTGELMFLMKWKNSDEADLVPAKEANVKCPQVVISFYEERLTWHSYPTEDEKKDDKN from the exons ATGAGTATGAGCCTGACTACAGAACCCCCTAACGATGGTCCCACTGTTACAGAAG CGTCTAACCCGGCAGAGACCAAAATGACTTCGCCTGAGCCGAAGAAGGAAAAGAAGCCAGAAGATgtagcagaggaagaggaggaggaggaagaataCGTAGTGGAAAAGGTCCTGAATCGGCGGGTTGTGAAAGGGAGAGTAGAGTACCTTCTCAAGTGGAAAGGCTTCTCTGA TGAAGATAACACGTGGGAGCCAGAGGACAACTTGGACTGTCCGGACTTGATTGCAGAATTTCTGCAGTCCCAGAAATCAGCAcaggagggaaagaggaaggCGGCCGGAGAAGCAGAAGGAGATGACAGTaaatcaaagaagaagaaagacgaA ACAGAGAAGCTAAGAGGCTTCGCTCGAGGTCTGGATCCAGAAAGGATTATCGGCGCCACAGATTCGACGGGAGAACTCATGTTCCTCATGAAATG gAAAAATTCTGACGAGGCTGACCTGGTCCCGGCGAAGGAGGCCAACGTCAAGTGTCCGCAGGTGGTCATCTCGTTCTATGAGGAGCGACTTACTTGGCACTCGTACCCGACTGAGGATGAGAAAAAGGATGACAAAAACTAA
- the cbx1b gene encoding chromobox protein homolog 1b isoform X2, with protein MTSPEPKKEKKPEDVAEEEEEEEEYVVEKVLNRRVVKGRVEYLLKWKGFSDEDNTWEPEDNLDCPDLIAEFLQSQKSAQEGKRKAAGEAEGDDSKSKKKKDETEKLRGFARGLDPERIIGATDSTGELMFLMKWKNSDEADLVPAKEANVKCPQVVISFYEERLTWHSYPTEDEKKDDKN; from the exons ATGACTTCGCCTGAGCCGAAGAAGGAAAAGAAGCCAGAAGATgtagcagaggaagaggaggaggaggaagaataCGTAGTGGAAAAGGTCCTGAATCGGCGGGTTGTGAAAGGGAGAGTAGAGTACCTTCTCAAGTGGAAAGGCTTCTCTGA TGAAGATAACACGTGGGAGCCAGAGGACAACTTGGACTGTCCGGACTTGATTGCAGAATTTCTGCAGTCCCAGAAATCAGCAcaggagggaaagaggaaggCGGCCGGAGAAGCAGAAGGAGATGACAGTaaatcaaagaagaagaaagacgaA ACAGAGAAGCTAAGAGGCTTCGCTCGAGGTCTGGATCCAGAAAGGATTATCGGCGCCACAGATTCGACGGGAGAACTCATGTTCCTCATGAAATG gAAAAATTCTGACGAGGCTGACCTGGTCCCGGCGAAGGAGGCCAACGTCAAGTGTCCGCAGGTGGTCATCTCGTTCTATGAGGAGCGACTTACTTGGCACTCGTACCCGACTGAGGATGAGAAAAAGGATGACAAAAACTAA